A single genomic interval of Lathyrus oleraceus cultivar Zhongwan6 chromosome 7, CAAS_Psat_ZW6_1.0, whole genome shotgun sequence harbors:
- the LOC127102148 gene encoding short-chain dehydrogenase TIC 32, chloroplastic-like, with amino-acid sequence MVAAKDVKDTILKDIASAKVDAIELDLSSLDSVKNFASEFNSSGRPLNILINDAGIMACPFKLSKDNIELQFATNHIGLPNPFHFFLSIYSFQEEVGLLFLVGN; translated from the coding sequence ATGGTTGCTGCTAAGGATGTCAAAGATACAATACTCAAGGACATTGCCTCGGCTAAAGTTGATGCCATAGAGTTAGATCTAAGCTCGTTGGACTCTGTCAAGAATTTTGCATCCGAGTTTAATTCCTCTGGCCGTCCACTGAACATCTTGATAAATGATGCAGGAATCATGGCATGCCCTTTCAAGTTGTCCAAAGACAACATTGAACTACAATTTGCCACCAATCACATAGGGCTCCCAAATCCTTTTCACTTTTTCCTCTCAATTTATAGTTTTCAAGAGGAAGTTGGATTGCTGTTTCTTGTTGGAAATTAA